One genomic window of Glycine soja cultivar W05 chromosome 9, ASM419377v2, whole genome shotgun sequence includes the following:
- the LOC114368969 gene encoding uncharacterized protein LOC114368969 — protein MHRQSLGSPSPKLPKLETLVTDEDDAPKPHRLSLSPPPPPPHKFVHLIPVLTLLCFFVLYLFSHTPSPSDLNHFTGFNRSPSHRLDLAEKIGGDIGQYMDVKRSDVLAIRSLQQIPKPRPHRKLADF, from the exons ATGCATAGGCAATCCCTGGGTTCTCCCTCTCCCAAGCTCCCCAAGCTAGAGACGCTCGTCACCGACGAAGACGATGCTCCCAAACCTCACCGTCTCAGCCTCTCCCCGCCGCCTCCACCGCCGCACAAGTTCGTCCACCTCATTCCTGTCCTCACTCTCCTCTGCTTCTTCGTCCTCTACCTCTTCTCCCACACTCCCTCTCCATCAG ACTTGAATCATTTCACCGGATTCAACCGCTCGCCATCACACCGTCTAG atttgGCGGAGAAGATCGGCGGCGACATTGGACAATACATGGATGTAAAAAGAAGCGATGTTTTGGCGATCCGAAGTTTGCAACAGATTCCGAAACCTCGCCCTCACAGGAAACTCGCCGATTTTTAA
- the LOC114368968 gene encoding uncharacterized protein LOC114368968 codes for MVLWEITLGTAYFLGLKRTYRLALRIQHRTVSPKYPKLRQFLHRRTRAVFDVAIKVHRNIQDRDIEVGRNFGNFILRWLDRMKPSAQIRGPLPSNGVTSRESVGKRLSAGSSSNQKPSGTLRRDSDRHLSTSSRTMPFPTVARMMRSPYPAGTTVHGRHFRASTPQIVGSNCRVNWSEGVIRKDIMQWMMHN; via the exons aTGGTGCTGTGGGAGATAACGCTCGGAACTGCGTATTTCTTGGGTCTGAAGCGAACTTACAGGCTCGCTCTCAGGATTCAACACAGGACCGTTAGCCCTAAGTACCCTAAGCTCCGCCAATTTCTTCACAG ACGGACCCGTGCTGTGTTTGATGTAGCTATCAAAGTGCATCGGAACATTCAAGATAGAGACATAGAAGTGGGACGGAATTTCGGGAACTTTATATTGCGATGGCTGGATCGAATGAAGCCATCGGCTCAGATTCGCGGTCCTCTGCCTTCGAATGGTGTTACATCAAGAGAAAGTGTTGGAAAGCGTTTATCAGCAGGTAGCAGTTCCAACCAGAAGCCTTCTGGAACGTTGAGGAGGGACTCTGATAGGCATTTGTCTACCTCATCAAGGACAATGCCTTTTCCTACAGTTGCGAGGATGATGCGATCGCCCTATCCTGCAGGGACTACTGTCCATGGCAGGCACTTCAGGGCCTCTACGCCTCAAATTGTTGGATCAAATTGCAGAGTAAATTGGTCAGAGGGTGTTATTAGGAAGGATATTATGCAGTGGATGATGCATAACTAA
- the LOC114425514 gene encoding plastoglobulin-1, chloroplastic-like gives MYTASSELLPLLAAGRLPLLKVDKITQTIDTSSSTIINSTTLSSPFASLSFSASSSFEVQSPTRIQVAFKEGSIQAPDIKSNVELPENVDIFGQKLNLQPLQQSLGPLQGLVENISRVISGQPPLKIPIPGERTSSWLLTTYLDKDLRISRGDGGLFVLAREGK, from the exons AT GTACACTGCATCTTCTGAACTGTTGCCTCTTCTAGCAGCGGGAAGATTGCCTTTGTTGAAGGTGGACAAGATTACGCAAACAATTGATACTAGTAGCTCCACTATTATAAACTCTACAACATTGTCTAGCCCTTTTGCATCTTTGTCTTTCAGTGCATCTTCCTCATTTGAAGTTCAATCCCCCACAAGAATACAG GTTGCATTTAAAGAAGGTTCAATCCAAGCTCCAGATATAAAGTCTAATGTCGAACTACCAGAAAATGTAGACATTTTTGGCCAAAAGCTTAACCTACAGCCTCTGCAACAATCCCTTGGTCCACTGCAGGGTCTGGTGGAAAACATATCACGTGTCATTTCTGGTCAGCCGCCTCTTAAGATTCCCATCCCTGGCGAGAGGACAAGCTCTTGGCTTCTTACTACATATCTTGATAAGGACTTGCGAATATCAAGGGGGGATGGTGGTCTTTTTGTTCTTGCCAGAGAAGGAAAGTAA
- the LOC114368970 gene encoding inactive poly [ADP-ribose] polymerase RCD1-like — MEAKIAKALDRVALNLKRKRATRYAAHLSGASQPMLGHWSSFTSPTSRAVKRMRLGGYRNRLTNAGPHIGRSLARRFLNYKKSGRLERLMFYENGSWLDFPKDVVDLVKKDLEIKRAAVEIESHGYHLLFDFLRLHKMDLKTGLQQPIALIDEAGCCFFPEIYAASDEEPYNLSKQEGGKSPDSYASNEIKLHLEVEINGVDQSRLSECSGESNALVKGIQIDTKENCCQYDVEVEDSINKKDCGNVGEDIQQHQDIGLDAYTESVYGKLDLNSVQKMFLKGMCSFGSTDSDIVEIYHCSGASMQARWELFQKQAEITKKNHGEANIRYAWLASSKGELSTMMNYGLSHYGLSGSKCTYGIGVHLAAVTCPDASVRYCDVDENGVRHLALCRVIMGNMEILRPGTDQFHPSSCEYDNGVDAIECPQYYVVWNMNMNTHIYPEFVVSFKVSSDAEGHFCGSEGKNVSGVNTACDGPHGLLNSESSTVDNGKAPSMVSSTPKVPKSPWMPFPVLLDAIRDQVPPTGMDVIKTYYEQFRSKHIYRDDFVKMLRLIVGDGLLRTTITNLQYKIPSGGELKDSIKKED, encoded by the exons ATGGAAGCAAAAATCGCAAAGGCATTGGATAGGGTTGCACTCAATCTGAAGCGCAAGCGAGCGACCCGATATGCTGCACATTTAAGTGGAGCTTCACAACCAATGTTAGGGCATTGGTCATCTTTTACGTCACCAACAAGCAGGGCTGTCAAACGCATGAGATTGGGTGGATATAGAAACAGGCTGACAAATGCTGGTCCTCATATTGGACGGTCCTTAGCTAGGCGttttttgaattataaaaaGAGTGGGAGACTGGAGCGTTTGATGTTCTATGAGAATGGGTCATGGTTGGACTTTCCAAAGGATGTTGTTGATTTGGTTAAGAAGGATCTTGAAATCAAGCGGGCAGCTGTGGAGATAGAGTCACATGGGTATCatcttttgtttgattttttgcgTCTGCATAAGATGGACCTTAAAACTGGCTTGCAACAACCTATAGCTTTGATTGATGAGGCAGGGTGCTGTTTTTTCCCTGAAATCTATGCTGCTTCTGATGAAGAACCTTATAATTTGAGCAAACAGGAAGGTGGAAAAAGTCCAGACTCATATgcatctaatgaaataaaattacatttagaagttgaaataaatggagtgGATCAATCCAGGTTGAGTGAGTGTAGTGGGGAGTCCAATGCTCTAGTTAAGGGTATTCAAATTGATACTAAAGAAAACTGCTGTCAATATGATGTAGAAGTTGAAGATAGCATTAACAAAAAGGACTGTGGAAATGTTGGTGAAGACATTCAGCAACATCAAGACATAGGTTTAGATGCTTATACTGAATCAGTATATGGAAAATTGGATCTGAATTCTGTACAAAAGATGTTTCTTAAGGGAATGTGTAGTTTTGGCAGTACTGATTCTGACATAGTTGAGATTTACCACTGCTCAGGTGCGTCAATGCAAGCACGATGGGAGCTGTTCCAGAAGCAAGCtgaaattaccaaaaaaaatcatgggGAAGCTAACATTCGGTATGCTTGGCTTGCTTCCTCTAAAGGAGAACTATCTACAATGATGAACTATGGACTTAGTCATTATGGACTATCTGGATCAAAGTGCACATATGGCATTGGTGTTCATCTTGCTGCTGTTACTTGCCCTGATGCCAG TGTGCGTTATTGTGATGTTGACGAAAATGGGGTTCGACACTTGGCCCTTTGTCGTGTAATAATGGGGAACATGGAGATTCTTCGGCCTGGCACTGATCAGTTTCATCCCAGTAGTTGTGAATATGATAATGGGGTGGATGCCATTGAATGTCCACAATACTATGTGGTGTGGAATATGAACATGAACACCCACATCTATCCGGAATTCGTTGTTAGCTTTAAAGTCTCGTCTGACGCTGAAG GTCATTTTTGTGGAAGTGAGGGTAAGAATGTTTCTGGGGTTAATACAGCCTGTGACGGTCCTCATGGCTTGTTAAATTCAGAATCTTCTACTGTAGATAAT GGAAAAGCTCCTAGTATGGTTTCTAGCACCCCAAAAGTTCCAAAATCCCCTTGGATGCCTTTTCCTGTGCTTCTTGATGCTATCAGAGATCAGGTTCCTCCCACGGGTATGGATGTAATCAAAACATATTATGAACAATTCAGG TCTAAGCATATATACCGGGATGATTTTGTGAAGATGCTGAGGTTAATAGTTGGAGATGGTCTGTTGAGAACTACAATAACAAATCTTCAGTATAAG ATACCTTCCGGTGGTGAATtgaaagactcaatcaagaaaGAAGACTGA
- the LOC114368971 gene encoding probable inactive shikimate kinase like 2, chloroplastic yields MCSEFCDGSSEVELRLNIGGLDIRSSRDISIDTNDTSLAIRVLLPGSPITLIETNPLFDRVKSSETIWYIDDDQLVVNFKKQDPDFKWPDIMESWESLTAGSSQLLQGTPIYLVGDSTEINQKVAQELATGLGYTPLSTKELLELYTKQTVDSWLLAEGSDSVAEAESAVLESISSHARAVVATLGGQHGAAGRADKWQHLYAGLTVWLSKTEELDEDSAPQETYKNIKDGIISYTNADVVVKLPGWDPAYAKNVAQACLSALKQLIQSDKKLPGKKSLYIRLGCRGDWPNIKPPGWDPSSEDNTTLGHSNDA; encoded by the exons ATGTGTTCCGAG TTTTGTGATGGTTCTTCCGAGGTGGAGTTAAGATTGAACATTGGAGGTTTGGATATCCGAAGCTCCAGAGACATATCGATTGATACAAATGATACCTCTTTAGCTATCAGAGTGTTGCTGCCAGGATCTCCCATCACACTCATAGAAACTAATCCTCTTTTTGATAGGGTCAAATCCTCTGAAACAATATG GTATATAGATGATGATCAACTTGTTGTGAACTTCAAGAAACAGGACCCGGATTTTAAATGGCCCGATATCATGGAGTCCTGGGAATCACTTACCGCAGGATCTTCACAACTTCTGCAAGGGACACCCATCTATCTTGTTGGTGATTCGACTGAAATCAACCAAAAAGTGGCTCAAGAGCTAGCAACTGGTCTCGG GTACACTCCGTTAAGCACGAAAGAGTTACTGGAATTATATACTAAGCAGACTGTGGATTCAT GGCTGCTCGCTGAAGGCTCTGACTCAGTAGCAGAAGCAGAAAGTGCGGTACTTGAAAGCATAAGTAG TCATGCTAGGGCAGTAGTTGCAACATTAGGAGGGCAACACGGTGCTGCTGGAAGAGCTGATAAATGGCAACATCTTTATGCAGGATTGACTGTCTGGTTGTCAAAGACTGAAGAACTAG ATGAAGATTCTGCACCGCAGGAGACCTATAAAAACATCAAAGATGGCATAATTTCATACACAAATGCAGATGTAGTTGTTAAGCTACCCGGCTGGGATCCTGCTTATGCCAAAAATGTAGCACAAGCATGTTTAAGTGCCCTAAAACAGTTAATCCAGTCAGACAAGAAACTTCCAG GTAAAAAAAGCCTATACATAAGATTGGGATGTCGCGGGGATTGGCCAAACATCAAACCCCCTGGTTGGGATCCATCAAGTGAAGATAACACAACTCTTGGACACAGTAATGATGCTTGA